In Niallia sp. FSL W8-0635, one genomic interval encodes:
- a CDS encoding MarR family winged helix-turn-helix transcriptional regulator, with protein sequence MDYKKIIQAFGILNRTFLSYSTKSLSGEDLSYSDSIFLFNIGVKEGIIQKELSNVLAIDKAAIARSVKNMQKKGFVRVVPSSLDKREKELYLTASGERLFQSLQKINKLWIDYTLDGLNHEEVETFCKVLDKISNRARDFSYDENMGKQKKEMNL encoded by the coding sequence ATGGATTATAAAAAAATTATTCAGGCATTTGGGATATTAAACCGAACATTTTTAAGCTATTCAACAAAATCATTATCTGGTGAAGATCTTTCTTATTCTGATAGTATCTTTCTGTTTAATATTGGAGTGAAAGAGGGAATTATTCAGAAGGAATTATCCAATGTTTTAGCGATTGATAAAGCAGCAATAGCAAGATCAGTGAAAAATATGCAAAAAAAAGGATTTGTAAGAGTCGTTCCTTCTTCCTTAGATAAAAGAGAGAAGGAGTTATATCTAACAGCATCAGGAGAAAGACTTTTTCAATCGTTACAAAAAATAAATAAGTTATGGATTGATTACACATTAGATGGACTAAATCACGAAGAAGTGGAAACATTTTGCAAAGTACTAGATAAAATCAGTAATAGGGCAAGAGATTTTTCTTATGATGAAAACATGGGAAAACAAAAGAAAGAGATGAACCTTTAA
- a CDS encoding alpha/beta fold hydrolase, whose translation MNFNNMVDTKWKLILFIITTFVLIVVIAIFGLLIYINHYKNPDDQKLADAGILEKTIKVGDVTFNYAEGPDNGPPLLLLHAQTLDWYTYSKVLPELSTKFHLFAVDYPGHGKTKVPADYKFSANEIGADLANFIENVIQEPAFVTGNSSGGLLTTWLAANKPELVRAIVLEDPPLFSSEYPEIKRTVADKLFTSSYNAVNEGDSNYLNYWMKNSKEFFDKYTGPFSQQIVEFVVTSYKDANPGQPVSIPFLPASVQEMIRGMDYYNPNFGASFHVGTWNEGFDHAEALQKIKCPTLLIHANFDITENGILDGAMSQEQADRAVSLVKDIQYVRVDAAHVTNLEVPDQFVQIVEDFFLDN comes from the coding sequence ATGAATTTTAACAATATGGTAGACACAAAATGGAAACTTATTTTATTTATTATTACAACGTTTGTTCTTATTGTTGTAATTGCGATTTTTGGATTGTTAATCTATATTAATCACTATAAAAATCCAGATGATCAGAAACTTGCTGACGCAGGTATATTGGAAAAGACGATAAAGGTAGGAGATGTAACATTTAATTATGCTGAAGGTCCTGATAATGGACCACCACTACTTTTATTACATGCACAGACATTAGATTGGTACACGTATAGTAAAGTACTTCCTGAATTATCTACAAAATTTCATCTATTCGCAGTTGATTATCCAGGACATGGGAAAACAAAGGTACCTGCTGATTATAAATTTTCTGCTAATGAGATAGGTGCTGATCTAGCAAATTTTATTGAAAATGTGATTCAGGAACCAGCTTTTGTGACAGGTAATTCATCAGGTGGGTTATTAACAACATGGTTGGCAGCTAACAAACCAGAATTGGTAAGAGCTATTGTTTTGGAAGATCCGCCTTTATTTTCTTCAGAATATCCAGAAATAAAAAGAACTGTTGCAGATAAACTATTTACATCTAGTTATAATGCAGTTAATGAAGGCGATAGTAATTATTTGAATTATTGGATGAAAAATAGTAAAGAATTCTTCGACAAATACACGGGGCCCTTTTCCCAACAAATAGTTGAATTTGTTGTAACTAGTTATAAAGATGCGAATCCAGGACAACCAGTGTCCATCCCTTTTCTTCCGGCATCCGTCCAAGAAATGATAAGGGGAATGGATTACTATAATCCAAACTTTGGGGCTTCATTTCACGTAGGAACATGGAATGAAGGATTTGATCATGCGGAAGCACTGCAAAAAATAAAATGCCCTACCCTTTTAATTCATGCTAATTTTGATATTACGGAAAACGGAATTCTTGATGGAGCTATGTCACAAGAGCAGGCAGACCGTGCAGTTTCATTAGTAAAGGATATTCAATATGTAAGAGTTGACGCTGCACATGTTACAAACCTAGAAGTTCCAGATCAGTTCGTTCAAATAGTGGAAGATTTCTTTTTAGACAATTAA
- a CDS encoding GNAT family N-acetyltransferase encodes MNIHLARSNDLEAISECVNTAYSMYISRLGKKPASMVTNYSELIANGVVHVVLEKEELKGLIVLIPKTNYLLLKNLAVHPRFQGQGIGRKLIEFAIEYAETRNLEEVRLYTNELMSENLEYYPKIGFVETDRRTEDGFNRVYMTKKL; translated from the coding sequence ATGAATATTCATTTGGCAAGAAGTAATGATTTAGAAGCAATATCTGAGTGTGTAAATACAGCTTACAGCATGTATATATCGAGATTAGGCAAAAAACCAGCTTCTATGGTAACGAATTATTCAGAACTTATTGCAAATGGAGTTGTTCATGTAGTATTAGAGAAGGAGGAGTTAAAAGGTCTAATCGTGCTTATTCCGAAGACAAACTATTTGTTATTAAAAAATTTAGCGGTTCATCCGAGATTTCAAGGACAAGGAATTGGACGTAAATTAATAGAATTTGCAATCGAGTATGCTGAGACAAGAAATTTAGAGGAAGTTCGCTTATATACAAATGAGTTAATGAGCGAAAATCTTGAATATTACCCTAAGATTGGGTTTGTTGAAACAGATCGCCGGACGGAAGATGGATTCAATCGTGTATATATGACGAAGAAATTATAA
- a CDS encoding nitroreductase family protein, with translation MKEKEIQKFRQPDYEIDPMFINRWSPRSFLEKEVPEEVLMRVFEAARWAPSANNSQPWRFIVARTQAERELFHSFIFERNLEWCKNAPVLAVLISDKQNRMDGFDSGTAWGFLSLQAIKEGLKTHAIGGFDKEKAREVLNIPEEFNVQVAIAIGYQGEKEALPEDFQARELPSNRRPLSESVFVGKFK, from the coding sequence ATGAAGGAAAAAGAAATACAAAAATTTCGTCAACCAGACTATGAGATTGATCCTATGTTTATCAATCGTTGGTCTCCCCGTTCGTTTTTAGAAAAAGAAGTGCCAGAAGAAGTGTTAATGCGTGTTTTCGAAGCAGCTCGCTGGGCGCCTTCTGCCAATAATTCGCAGCCATGGCGATTTATCGTTGCTCGTACTCAAGCAGAACGCGAACTATTCCATTCTTTTATTTTTGAAAGAAATTTAGAATGGTGTAAAAATGCTCCTGTGTTAGCAGTGCTTATTTCAGATAAGCAAAATCGGATGGATGGTTTTGATAGTGGGACTGCATGGGGATTCTTATCGTTGCAGGCAATCAAAGAAGGATTGAAAACTCATGCTATTGGTGGATTTGATAAGGAAAAAGCACGAGAAGTGTTAAATATTCCAGAAGAATTTAATGTTCAAGTAGCAATTGCCATTGGATATCAAGGAGAAAAGGAAGCATTACCAGAAGATTTTCAAGCACGTGAACTGCCTTCCAATCGTCGTCCGTTAAGTGAGTCGGTTTTTGTGGGGAAATTTAAATAA
- a CDS encoding NUDIX hydrolase gives MEQQWLQWAKQLQSIAQAGLTYSKDIYDLERFESIRNISVDIMSEFTKVDTTIIRELFANETGYATPKVDIRAVVFKDEKILMVKEKTDQSWALPGGWGDIGLTPAEVAIKEVQEESGFDVEAVKLIGVLDKKCHPHPPSPYHVYKMFIQCEIIGGEAKEGIETSSVDFFAENELPSLSIPRNTESQILLAFKHLHNPEEPAYFD, from the coding sequence ATGGAACAACAATGGTTACAATGGGCAAAGCAGCTTCAATCGATTGCTCAAGCAGGCTTAACGTATTCAAAAGATATATATGATTTGGAAAGATTTGAATCCATTCGAAATATTAGTGTGGACATTATGTCAGAATTTACAAAAGTCGATACAACCATCATTCGTGAGCTTTTTGCGAATGAAACTGGTTATGCTACTCCAAAAGTGGATATTCGAGCGGTCGTTTTTAAGGATGAGAAAATTTTAATGGTAAAAGAAAAAACGGATCAGTCCTGGGCGCTACCAGGAGGATGGGGAGATATTGGTTTAACACCAGCAGAAGTCGCAATAAAAGAGGTCCAAGAGGAATCTGGTTTTGATGTAGAAGCCGTTAAATTAATTGGGGTATTGGATAAGAAATGTCATCCTCATCCACCATCTCCATATCATGTATATAAAATGTTTATTCAATGCGAGATTATAGGGGGAGAGGCAAAAGAAGGGATCGAAACTAGCTCTGTCGATTTTTTTGCGGAAAATGAACTTCCGTCTCTTTCCATACCAAGGAACACAGAATCACAAATTCTATTAGCTTTTAAGCATTTACATAATCCAGAGGAGCCTGCTTACTTTGATTAA
- a CDS encoding ABC transporter permease, translating to MKSRQLFNHRVIRNWKFQSQVFRSVTDWTVVLYILIPALIFCIAIYLSWWKELPVWLDNIPFIIPFFVLYLLSWSGNIRTFIVEADKVFLVKNQDLLRGLKRRAYLYSFLQQILVLCAGIGCLLPFLLHYYLLSWQEIIVLFVYFSSLQACLLFLKYQIRKIVSTFQKSVILLFSFLVFNWFSQWIYSIVVNGYHFPVYAISIVILILSIILSLKAISKIGSLDMHIAMEQERKTNLTQFIFMAAPQLEKPVVIRRKKPLLFRNSQRIFKKRTPINALIELFMKIVVRNSSYLYGYFMLINSTTWAIILLPPMWLKITIFIAFCFMMYGWLISLWNKVCQYHPLMNKYMDRDFYFIARKRGVWIMLVLALCVIILFYTVVWLLKAMIGLV from the coding sequence ATGAAAAGTAGGCAGCTATTTAATCATCGTGTAATAAGAAATTGGAAGTTTCAAAGTCAGGTTTTTCGTTCTGTGACAGATTGGACGGTAGTCTTATATATTCTTATTCCTGCCCTTATTTTTTGTATAGCCATTTATCTTTCATGGTGGAAGGAATTGCCTGTATGGCTTGATAACATACCTTTTATCATACCGTTTTTTGTACTTTACCTTTTATCATGGTCTGGAAATATACGTACCTTTATTGTGGAAGCGGACAAAGTATTTTTGGTTAAGAATCAGGATTTGTTAAGAGGATTAAAAAGAAGGGCTTATCTTTATTCTTTTCTTCAACAAATTCTTGTCCTATGTGCAGGGATTGGTTGTCTTCTGCCTTTTCTGCTCCATTATTATTTGTTAAGCTGGCAGGAGATTATCGTCTTATTTGTCTACTTTAGTTCATTACAAGCGTGTCTGCTATTTCTGAAATATCAAATCCGAAAAATTGTTTCTACTTTTCAAAAAAGTGTCATTTTGCTTTTCTCGTTTCTAGTATTTAATTGGTTTAGTCAATGGATATATAGTATAGTAGTTAATGGTTATCATTTTCCAGTATATGCTATTTCTATTGTGATACTTATTTTATCGATTATCTTAAGTTTGAAAGCGATAAGTAAGATAGGTTCTCTTGACATGCATATTGCAATGGAGCAAGAACGAAAAACGAATCTTACGCAATTTATCTTTATGGCTGCACCGCAACTAGAAAAGCCAGTGGTAATAAGAAGAAAGAAGCCTTTACTTTTCCGGAATTCTCAACGGATTTTTAAAAAACGTACTCCGATTAATGCTTTGATTGAATTATTCATGAAAATTGTGGTTCGAAATTCAAGTTATTTATATGGCTATTTTATGTTGATTAATAGTACAACATGGGCAATTATTCTCCTTCCGCCCATGTGGCTAAAAATAACTATATTTATTGCTTTTTGCTTTATGATGTATGGATGGCTTATTTCACTTTGGAATAAAGTCTGTCAGTATCATCCATTAATGAACAAATATATGGATCGTGATTTTTATTTTATCGCAAGGAAAAGAGGCGTTTGGATAATGCTAGTTCTAGCATTATGCGTCATTATCTTATTTTACACTGTAGTTTGGCTGTTAAAGGCAATGATCGGCCTTGTCTAA
- a CDS encoding ABC transporter ATP-binding protein has product MSLLRVEIEKAGYEKKKEIIQDIHFAIEKGELVGLIGPNGAGKSTTIKSLLGLMEYLDGEISYNDDITYSYLPERPIFYDELTLWEHLDFVAAVEGLEEKAYKEKANMLLDKYKLLEHAHENPTKYSKGMQQKAMLVLAMITNPLLYIIDEPFMGLDPNAMKLFLESIEMEQERGAGILMSTHVLDTAEKICDRFLMIHDGQLVAKGTLEDIRRQCHLPDGSLYDCFHMLAEGSKNEK; this is encoded by the coding sequence ATGTCTCTTTTACGTGTAGAGATAGAAAAAGCTGGCTATGAGAAAAAGAAAGAAATCATTCAGGACATTCATTTCGCAATTGAAAAAGGAGAGTTGGTTGGCTTAATAGGGCCAAACGGAGCTGGGAAAAGTACAACGATTAAAAGTTTGCTTGGTTTAATGGAATATTTAGATGGAGAAATTTCGTACAACGATGATATCACTTATTCTTATTTACCAGAAAGGCCCATTTTTTATGATGAATTAACTTTATGGGAACATCTTGATTTTGTTGCTGCAGTGGAAGGTTTAGAAGAAAAAGCTTATAAAGAAAAGGCAAATATGTTATTAGATAAGTACAAGCTATTGGAACATGCACATGAAAACCCTACGAAATATTCAAAAGGAATGCAGCAAAAAGCGATGCTCGTTCTTGCGATGATAACAAATCCCTTATTATATATTATCGATGAACCATTTATGGGCCTTGATCCAAATGCGATGAAGCTATTCCTAGAATCGATTGAAATGGAACAAGAGCGTGGGGCGGGAATCCTCATGTCGACACATGTATTAGATACTGCAGAAAAGATATGTGATCGATTTCTTATGATTCATGATGGACAGCTTGTTGCAAAAGGAACGCTAGAGGATATACGAAGACAGTGTCATTTGCCTGATGGCTCCTTGTATGATTGTTTTCATATGTTAGCTGAAGGTTCTAAAAATGAAAAGTAG
- a CDS encoding DUF975 family protein — protein MKIKQIKSEARHALKGYWGKGVLLSLIYFLISLVLTTLINILFSGGIHNWLYQQSSSAGADLVNFIINLLFIPLTIGILWFYLSLVRSESPQVSQVFRIYTDAALSVKLIGTNIMIGIFTFLWSLLLLIPGIMKGLAYSQTMFLLKDNPEYGIFEAITESRRRMDGYKWKYFLLNLSFIGWGLLCILSIGIGFLWLVPYVYTSNATFYQNHIAEKEVIEL, from the coding sequence ATGAAAATAAAACAAATTAAATCAGAAGCAAGGCATGCTTTAAAAGGATATTGGGGAAAAGGTGTCTTATTAAGCCTTATTTATTTCCTTATTAGTTTGGTTCTGACGACACTAATTAATATTCTCTTTAGTGGTGGAATACATAATTGGCTATATCAGCAATCATCTTCTGCTGGGGCTGATTTGGTTAATTTTATCATCAATCTCCTGTTTATTCCGTTGACTATAGGAATTCTTTGGTTTTATTTAAGCCTTGTACGTTCTGAAAGTCCACAAGTTTCGCAAGTTTTTAGAATATATACAGATGCTGCACTATCTGTGAAGCTTATCGGCACAAATATTATGATTGGCATTTTTACATTTCTATGGTCTTTATTGTTACTTATTCCTGGGATAATGAAAGGGTTAGCTTATTCGCAAACGATGTTTTTACTAAAGGATAATCCAGAGTATGGAATCTTTGAAGCAATTACTGAAAGTAGAAGAAGAATGGATGGATACAAGTGGAAGTACTTTTTGCTAAATCTAAGCTTTATTGGCTGGGGACTTCTATGTATCCTTTCCATTGGAATTGGCTTTCTGTGGTTAGTTCCTTATGTTTATACTTCCAATGCTACTTTTTACCAAAATCATATTGCGGAAAAAGAGGTAATAGAACTTTAA
- a CDS encoding glyceraldehyde-3-phosphate dehydrogenase, translating into MTISVAINGFGRIGRMVLRNAINDQNIHITAINASYPSETIAHLIKYDTIHGKFPGKVVAKDHSILIDGQEILLVNNRNPEKLPWRELDIDIVVEATGKFNHRDKAALHVRAGAKKVVLTAPGVNADATIVMGVNDDSLNIDKHHIISNASCTTNCLGPVAKVIDEHFTIKNGLMTTIHSFTNDQNNIDNPHNDLRRARSCGQNIIPTSTGAAKALKQILPHLEGKLHGMALRVPTQNVSLVDLVVDLEKNVTRETVNQAFEKASRGKLKGILAITEEPLVSVDFNTTTQSATIDALSTMVIGQNKVKILAWYDNEWGYSNRVVDLVKLVGSKMRVKMDSQAV; encoded by the coding sequence ATGACAATATCAGTTGCAATTAATGGCTTTGGGAGAATCGGAAGAATGGTGCTTAGGAATGCTATTAATGATCAAAATATACATATTACTGCTATTAATGCCAGTTATCCTTCTGAAACGATAGCACATTTAATAAAGTATGACACAATTCATGGAAAATTTCCTGGTAAAGTGGTCGCTAAGGATCATTCGATTCTGATAGATGGTCAAGAGATTCTATTAGTGAATAATCGGAATCCAGAAAAATTACCATGGCGTGAACTTGATATAGATATCGTGGTAGAGGCCACTGGAAAATTTAATCATAGAGATAAAGCGGCATTACATGTAAGAGCCGGCGCGAAAAAAGTGGTGCTTACCGCTCCTGGTGTAAATGCTGATGCAACCATCGTAATGGGAGTGAATGATGATAGTTTAAATATAGATAAACATCATATTATTTCGAATGCATCATGTACAACCAATTGTTTAGGACCTGTTGCTAAGGTTATAGATGAACATTTTACGATAAAGAATGGATTAATGACAACGATTCATTCCTTTACAAATGATCAAAACAATATTGATAATCCACATAATGATTTACGCCGAGCAAGATCTTGTGGGCAAAATATAATTCCCACATCGACAGGTGCTGCTAAGGCTTTGAAACAAATTCTTCCACACTTAGAAGGAAAGCTTCATGGAATGGCGTTAAGAGTGCCAACACAGAATGTATCTTTAGTAGATTTAGTCGTCGATTTAGAAAAAAATGTAACGAGAGAAACTGTTAATCAAGCATTTGAGAAGGCATCACGAGGAAAACTGAAAGGAATTCTTGCTATTACGGAGGAACCTTTAGTTTCTGTTGATTTTAATACAACGACCCAATCAGCTACCATTGATGCTTTATCGACAATGGTTATCGGACAAAATAAAGTGAAAATACTGGCATGGTATGACAATGAATGGGGCTATTCTAATCGAGTTGTAGATTTGGTTAAGCTTGTAGGCAGCAAGATGCGAGTAAAAATGGATAGTCAAGCTGTGTAA
- a CDS encoding protein phosphatase 2C domain-containing protein — translation MEYKWIGSDKHFVDEINILQLKNNLVLGRFGGNSSVGQYKNEDGCLIWINEQDDWELAILLDAHDTAQSAELVIKSLDQKKEEIKTILQLPLNKVFPQITSFFLNHFASKEFLEQCKRIQGKTACLIVVRKGNYLWWLSIGDCILALNHPELSRLGEYQQNHRSFYEWIGQNSTFHQEVPSYNLGVKELRKGKTHIFLTTDGLIECPNTDYHRMESIFRGFETLSNQESVYYLLKDIKNKNVRDSTTIISWFVRNKKEATTPSNF, via the coding sequence ATGGAATATAAATGGATAGGGAGCGACAAGCATTTTGTGGATGAAATTAATATTCTTCAGCTGAAAAATAATCTAGTATTAGGCAGATTCGGAGGGAATTCTTCTGTAGGTCAATATAAAAATGAAGACGGTTGCTTAATCTGGATAAATGAACAAGATGATTGGGAACTAGCGATCCTTTTAGATGCACATGACACTGCACAAAGCGCAGAACTAGTGATAAAAAGCTTGGATCAAAAAAAAGAGGAGATAAAAACAATTCTGCAATTACCGCTAAATAAAGTATTCCCACAAATTACTTCCTTTTTCTTAAACCATTTCGCCAGCAAGGAGTTTCTAGAGCAATGTAAAAGAATTCAAGGAAAAACTGCATGTTTAATCGTTGTTCGAAAAGGAAACTATTTATGGTGGTTATCGATTGGGGACTGTATACTCGCATTAAATCATCCAGAGCTTTCAAGATTAGGAGAATATCAGCAAAATCATCGAAGCTTTTATGAATGGATTGGGCAAAATAGTACCTTCCATCAAGAAGTTCCCTCCTATAATCTAGGTGTGAAAGAATTAAGAAAGGGAAAAACACATATCTTCCTCACCACAGATGGACTAATCGAATGCCCTAATACGGATTATCATCGCATGGAATCTATATTTCGTGGATTTGAAACATTATCTAATCAAGAGAGCGTCTATTATTTGTTAAAGGATATAAAAAATAAAAATGTTCGTGATAGCACAACTATTATTTCTTGGTTTGTACGAAATAAAAAAGAAGCGACAACTCCAAGTAATTTTTAG
- a CDS encoding histidine phosphatase family protein: MEKELRLYFIRHGETQYNIEKRMQGFCDSPLTENGIQQAKSVGAGLVDIPFVAAYASDSQRVLDTAKFALGTRNIQLAKDIRLKEMNFGMFEAMLQADIIAEHGDILDRLFTFKDVESKVQDGESFTELLNRTNAAVADIIAAHKDTGGNIAVFSHGVTIGFLMKSLLNSEGFPHHDNCCVSVILVKDGQIMVEKVADASFRDSGKLALSIENE, from the coding sequence ATGGAAAAGGAATTAAGACTGTATTTTATTAGACATGGAGAAACACAATATAATATTGAGAAAAGGATGCAAGGGTTTTGTGACTCTCCATTAACGGAAAATGGGATCCAGCAAGCGAAATCTGTTGGCGCTGGTTTAGTAGATATTCCCTTTGTAGCTGCTTATGCGAGTGATAGTCAGAGAGTTTTAGATACTGCAAAATTCGCTTTGGGTACTCGAAATATCCAATTAGCAAAAGATATACGGTTAAAGGAAATGAATTTTGGAATGTTTGAAGCGATGCTACAGGCTGACATCATTGCGGAGCACGGAGATATTCTTGATAGACTCTTTACCTTTAAAGATGTGGAAAGTAAAGTGCAAGATGGAGAATCTTTTACTGAATTATTAAATCGAACAAACGCTGCTGTTGCTGATATTATAGCCGCTCACAAAGATACTGGCGGAAATATTGCAGTCTTTTCTCATGGTGTTACGATTGGCTTTTTGATGAAATCTCTTTTAAATAGTGAAGGATTCCCTCACCATGATAATTGCTGTGTATCCGTTATTCTTGTAAAAGATGGTCAAATAATGGTAGAAAAAGTAGCAGATGCGTCTTTCCGAGATAGTGGAAAATTAGCTTTAAGCATAGAGAACGAATAA
- a CDS encoding class I SAM-dependent methyltransferase: MAYKGSSVYDNEQFFENYRARRNRETSPNNSIERPILYELVGEIKGKSILDLGCGDANFGVELLEKGAGSYVGVEGSKRMFEEASRHLNGTTASVYHSTLEDWIFTNKEMDLVVSRLVFHYIKDLHVIFQGVYQTLKDNGTFIFSVQHPLSLSSFDSASPSGKRTNWIVDNYFSMGERTEPWIGEEVVKYHRTIEEYFRLLKEVGFKVTDLREGMPKQENFQQKADWERRMRIPLFLILSCEK; the protein is encoded by the coding sequence ATGGCATATAAAGGTTCCTCAGTATATGATAATGAGCAATTTTTTGAAAATTATCGAGCAAGAAGAAATAGAGAGACAAGTCCTAATAATAGCATAGAACGGCCGATTTTATATGAATTAGTAGGGGAAATCAAAGGGAAGTCTATCCTTGATTTAGGATGCGGCGATGCAAATTTCGGTGTCGAGCTATTAGAAAAAGGTGCAGGAAGCTATGTTGGTGTGGAAGGTTCTAAGAGAATGTTTGAGGAAGCTTCCCGACATTTAAATGGAACAACTGCTTCTGTTTATCATTCCACATTGGAGGATTGGATCTTTACTAATAAGGAAATGGATTTGGTTGTTTCGAGATTAGTATTTCACTATATAAAAGATTTACATGTGATTTTTCAAGGAGTATATCAGACTTTAAAGGATAATGGAACATTCATTTTTAGTGTCCAACACCCACTGTCGCTCTCATCTTTTGATAGTGCCTCTCCATCAGGAAAAAGAACGAATTGGATAGTAGATAATTATTTTTCAATGGGGGAAAGGACGGAGCCTTGGATTGGCGAAGAAGTAGTTAAATATCACCGGACAATAGAGGAGTATTTTCGGCTGTTAAAGGAAGTTGGCTTTAAAGTAACAGATTTACGGGAAGGAATGCCAAAACAAGAGAACTTTCAGCAGAAAGCAGATTGGGAAAGACGGATGAGAATTCCACTTTTCTTGATTTTATCCTGTGAAAAATAA
- a CDS encoding SGNH/GDSL hydrolase family protein — MPVLICFGDSITAGVENRNEAVLTAKLADKINHYEIINAGVNGHNTVDALNRIQVDVINKKPDLVTVLFGANDAAFHKMIPLSLFQNNISRIVQLIGPEKTILITPAPVDETVQFARTNEVLASYANAVKEVAMETGAHFIDFYSEMLSLEDYQKKLIGIHNDGLHFGEEGYDILVDLIVKKIQGIW, encoded by the coding sequence GTGCCGGTTTTAATTTGCTTTGGAGATAGTATTACTGCTGGAGTAGAAAATAGAAACGAAGCCGTTTTGACAGCTAAGCTGGCAGATAAAATCAATCACTACGAAATAATCAATGCAGGAGTAAATGGTCATAATACCGTGGATGCTTTAAATAGAATACAAGTAGATGTAATCAATAAGAAACCTGATTTGGTAACAGTTTTATTTGGCGCTAATGATGCGGCCTTTCATAAGATGATTCCATTATCTCTTTTTCAAAATAATATAAGCAGAATTGTTCAATTAATTGGTCCAGAAAAGACCATTCTTATTACTCCTGCTCCTGTTGATGAGACGGTGCAGTTTGCTAGAACAAATGAGGTTTTAGCTAGTTATGCAAATGCGGTTAAAGAAGTTGCAATGGAGACAGGAGCACACTTTATTGATTTTTATTCTGAAATGCTTTCTTTGGAAGATTATCAAAAGAAATTAATAGGCATACATAATGATGGTCTCCATTTCGGAGAAGAAGGCTATGATATTTTAGTAGATTTGATTGTAAAAAAAATACAGGGAATTTGGTAG